The Mucilaginibacter sp. PAMB04168 genome contains the following window.
CTGGCGGCTTTGGGAATACAACTGGCAGGTTCCTGCGGGCGATAGCCAATATAAACTGATGTCGAGGGCGACCGACAGTCAGGGAAATACGCAACCCATGGAACACGACAAGGATCGCAGGACCTATATGGTCAACAAGATCGTTACCGTTAAAATAGAGGCGCGGTAGAACCGCGCCCCGCCTCTGCAGTTAATGCTTTAGAAATCGTTCATACCAATGCGGCCGGCTTTTACCCAGGTCACCCAAAGCGGAGTCGGGCGTTATGCCGGCATTTAGCAATTTAGGGATGGCGATCCTTTGCGCGCTGTAAATGCCCGAATGACCACTGAATAAATAGGCTGTAAAACAAGCGATCGCATAATAAAGTACGTGTTCACCGCCAAACAGTTCTACTCCCATGACCGTACAGGCCAGCGGCGTATTGGTCGCGCCGGCAAACACGGCAATGAATCCCAGCGCTGCAAATAAGCCTACCGGTGCATGCAATACAGCAGATAAAGTGTTACCAAGGGTAGCCCCGATATAGAATAAAGGGGTTACCTCTCCGCCTTTAAATCCAGAGCCGAGCGTGATAGCCGTATAGATCATTTTCCAAAACCAACTGAACAGGTCTGCGCCTCCGGCATGAAAAGCCGACTGGATCGTAACGGCCCCGGGATACTCTGCGGCGACACCAAGGCTCAGGTAGTCAGGTTTGCCATTGAGATAGGTCAGCGCGATAATGACCAAGCCACCCGTAAAAGGGATCAGCCATTTCGCTCGTATAAAATGACCTGAAACGACCTTGATCGCGTGAACTAGTGAAGAAAACAAAGCACTGGACATCCCAAATGCCGCGGACGCTAACATTACTTTTACCATTAACAGACCATCAAAAGGTAGATAAGCCGATAAAAAATAGGGTTCATGCCGAAAGGCGCTGATCTGGTAGGCCGTATGGTGGACTCCCCAGGCTGCTACCGTATAATCTCCGGCAACTGCGCCGATCAGTGCAGGCAATAATGCTTTATACTGCATACGCCCTATGGCCAGGACCTCCAGAGCGAACAGCGCACCCGTCAGCGGTGTGCCAAACACGGCACCGAACCCGGCGGCTACTCCGGACGTGAGCAGCAGCTGCATGTCCTGAATGGATAGTCTGTACCATTTTCCGAATAAATGGGCAATGCTTCCGCCGATCTGTACCGCGGTACCTTCACGACCGGCAGAACCACCGAACAAGTGTGTCAATACCGTGGTCAATAGAATGATCGGTGACATTTGCGGTGGCACGCCCCCGCCTGGTTCATGTATCTCATCCATGATCAGGTTATTGCCTTTTTCAGAAGATCTGCCGACCGAGCGATAGATCAAGTGGATCAGTACCCCGGCCAGCGGGAGCAAAAATAGAAGCCAGGGATGATGGAACCGGTAAATGATGGCCAGGTCCAGTATCCATAGAAACAAGGCGACCATACTTCCGATAGCGACAGCTACCGGAAGTATAAGCAAGCTCCACCTGATCAGTTCTTTAACGATCCGGTAGCGCTCCGAGGTGATAAGGGCTTTCATATCCTGATCTGCTGCTACCGTTTAAAAGTTTCGATCCCTGCAAAACGGGCCTTGCTACCCAGTTCCTGTTCAATGCGTAAAAGCTGATTAAATTTGGAGACCCGCTCCGAGCGGCAGCCACTTCCCGTTTTAATATGCCCGGCATTGGTGGCTACCACCAGGTCAGCGATGGTCGTGTCCTCGGTTTCACCGCTTCGGTGGGAGATGAAACAATGGTAGCCGTTCTGCTGCGCCAATGCTACAGCTTGTAAGGTCTCTGATACCGTGCCTATCTGATTAAGCTTGATCAATACGCTGTTCCCGATACCACGATCGATGCCTTCCTGAATGATCGAAGGGTTCGTGCAAAAGATATCGTCGCCGACCAATTCCACTTCGCTGCCCAGCTGATCGGTCATGATCTTCCAGCCATCCCAGTCATTTTCGCCCAAACCGTCTTCTAAAAGCACGATAGGATAGGTTCGGATCCATTTTGCCCATAGATCGACCATCTCTTCCGAGGTATAACGCTGCTGGTCACTTTTGTACATTTTGTAATGACCATTATCCCACATTTCACTGGTAGCCGGGTCCAGGCAAACAGAGATATCCTCGCCGGGTTTGTATCCGGCTTTCTGAATAGCTTGCAGGATCACTTCGATGGCCTCTTCATTAGAGCGGAGGTTGGGCGCAAAACCACCTTCATCGCCCACACCGGTATAATAGCCTTTGTCAGATAATAGCTTTTTCAATGTATGGAATACCTCTTCTCCCATGCGGATACTTTCTTTAAAGTTCGGCGCATGGTGCGGGGCGATCATGAATTCCTGAAAATCCAGGTTATTGTCCGCATGCCGACCACCGTTGATCACGTTCATGCATGGGACCGGCATCACATAGGTATCGCGCTCGATAAGCTGACGGTAAAGGGGAATCTTTTTGGATACAGCGTTGACCCGCGCAAAGGCGATGGAAGCGGCCAGAATGGCGTTAGCGCCTAACCGAGCCTTATTAGGTGTTCCGTCCAGGTCGATCAGCATTTTGTCAAAGGCTGCCTGATCCGCAAATGCAGAGCCGATAACCGTGCGCTTAACTTCCTGATTGATTCCAGCTACTGCTTTTTCAACGCCCTTGCCCTGATAGCGGCTTTTGTCGCCGTCGCGTAGTTCCACCGCTTCTTTCTCACCAGTGCTGGCACCCGATGGTGAGATTCCCCTTGCTGTGGATCCATCTTCTAGAGTGATCTCCGCTTCAACGGTCGGATTACCTCTTGAATCCAAAACTTCCCTGGCCATAATGTTCTTGATGTTCATTTTATGTTGTTTTTAAAAGTTTAAATCGTATGGATAAAACCATGAACTAATGCCGGAACAATGAGCAGGGAGGTGACCTGACTAGATACGAGACGGAATAGAAAAGGGATTTGTGTATCGCTGATCATTCACCTACAATAATGTTCACGACAAAACCTGCAAGGTTTTATCTATGCTATAATTGTAGGCGTCATCAGCACGAGGCGGTTATTTTGAACGGAAGACACCATTTCCGTTTAGATCATAACAAATAACAAACCATTTGTTTTTAAAAAAATGATCGTTTTTATTTTGCGCCTAAGTAACGCGGTATCCCACTGCCGGTAACCAATCGATTTGAATTTGACAGGGATATAATCATAGGCTTAGAAATATAGCATCCCCCTTTTTTCACGGAATATTATCGCATGATATAAAAAGAGGGGGCATCCTCAAACAGGTGATCGTTAAAAATGGTCATTGGAGATGCGCTTGCTGAAACCGCGATCACGATTCACTTTGACCGCCAACTGGAGGAGAACATGCTGAATATGCGTGCAGAATTTCTGCTGACCAGGCTCAACCTGAAAGTAAATTATGCGGAATTTCGTTATTTGCTTAAAGCAGCCAGTGTACTGAACCGGCGGTAGAAGATCTTTGATTGCAAAAAAGAAAAGCCCCTAAGGGCTTTTCCTAACCTTCCGATTGCGGCTGATGAACTACTCCCATCATGTAATCAGCTGCTTTCTGCGCTTGTCCTGCTGCTTTCAGGATCAAGGTCTTATCATTCTTCAACGCTTTCAGCCAGCCTTGCAGGTAAGCGGCACTGTTCTGGATGGTTTGCTGTTGTATCCCGGTAATGGCGCATAGAAATGCAGCGGTCAGTTCAGCCGTAAGTTCTTCCCTCGAATAAGCCTCACTACCGTATTTGTTGGGATGGGTGATCTCTTTACGGCGTAAACGGCTTTCATGCCCCGTGCTATGCGCCAGTTCGTGAAACAAGGCACAGTAGTATTCCTCGCTGCTGTCAAATCGGGCGATGTCCGGCACGGCTACCAGGTCTTTCAGCGGATAATAAACCGGGTATTGGCCGTTGAGGTTCAATCGTGGCCTGTTGGGCATCTCTTGAATGATCTGCTCACAAGCGGCTATCTCCTCGGCATCTGACCTGAACAAGGCTTCGACCTTTGGAAACTCAATGCCCTCGGTCTGGTCGATGTTAAACACGGTATGTACCTTGGGCACCATACGTGTCTGTTGTGCAGCGCTGTCACCGTCGGTTAATTGCTTTGCTGCATCATCATCCAATCCTTTGACCTTAATGCTGGCCCAGTAGGTGATCTTTGTGCCTTTCTCGCCTTTCTTAATGGTGCCACCTAAGTCCTGTGCCTGTTTGAAGGTGATGTAATACGGCAGGCTGTAGCCCTTCAGCATCGTGTGGAAATTGAGCCAGAAGACATTCCAGCCCCGGTAGCTGATCCCGGTCGTTACGTTCATCGGGAAGCCGACCTGGTTCCAGCTGCAACGCCACACGATGTTGCCGCTTTCCATTTGTTCGATCACTGCGTCTGTTACTTCCTGATAGGTGTCCTTAAAATTCTTAGTAGTTGCCATAACCTTAAAGTTTTAATGCGTAAAAAATTAATGATGGCTGCCACCCCGCCCGCAGGACGCAATAAGGGCAAGGTGGAGATCCTAAAAATGCGGAGGCTCCCGGAGGTACGAAGGGATACCCATTTTTTGGATACGACCTTGATTCCAAAGAAAAAAAAACAATGGCACCCGTTTGCGGACTGACGGGCGAACTTTGCGGCAAATGATTAATGCTTACGTCTCTCTGCTTTTTCGCTGCAGATCGCAGAGCCTGCCGGTTATTGACATGATCGCAATTTATCAAGAGCTATGCGAAAGAATGGAGCATCGTTCTGTACGATCCGGCAAAGCGGTTGAGGAATGAGTTCAGGAATAACGAAACGGCTTTGCTGCGAAAATGATTAAACAGGATAACCTGTCCATACTTACTACGCTAACTTTTCACCTCCGGATCTGAGCCTGAGAAACTGATCCAGCATGACGGAATGGTCGTGCATCCGGAGAAGGATATCCAATGATCCAAAGTAGGTAAGGATGGCGCTTTCCGGTAGCTCTGCCAGCTTGCAGAGGTTCGGTGCGGTGAGCGCTTCATAACCTTTTTCCTGCAACAGCAGATCTATAGCGATCCTGAAACGGTGCCAGACCTGAACAAACTCAATCATCGGGATAGATTCTGCGGGCTTTTTTTCCATGGCTAAAAACGGCTATATTATTTAAGCTAAAATAACGCTCGTTTTTAACCAAAGTGGTGACATGCTCCATATTTTTGCTTCCTGATGCGCCCGATACATTTCAAAAAAGCCTCATAGGAGATCGGCTTGGGCAAGTATTCGAAGGCTTCATCGGGGAAGATCTCCTGTATCCGCCAGGGCATGGAAGAGATAAAAATGATCGTCGTGTGTCCCTTAACGGCCTGGGCGAAATCTATACCGTTCATGCCATGCACATAGTTGCTTAGAAAAACCAGGTCCGGCCCGCCCGGTCCAGTAACATCGGATAATGCAGTCAGCGCATTGGCCGATGAGCCAGCAAATGTCAGACCAATGGTCTGATCGATGAATCCGGCAAGGTGGCCCACCTGGTGCTTTTCATCTTCTAAGATGAAGCAGTGGAGTAATCGGTCATTCGAGGTCGTCATCTTAAAACTTAAAAAGGCCTCATACAAGATAGGCAAAATCATTGGATCTAAAAAGGGCCGGAAAAGATCCGGCCCTGTTCCTTACTGCAAATTGGAAAACTTAATTCTACAGGTAAGCGATGAAGATGGCTACATCCGCACACCCTGCCTTTTTTCCTGTTGTTGTTCTTTGCCTTGGTTTTGACCTTTGTCGTGCGCTAATTCGGCAGAGGGTTTTTCAAACTGTTCACGCTTTTGACGGCTGCCCTTTTCATTAAAAAAGTCCAGTTTACCATACCGTGGTACTGCTTCGGCCAGTACTTTCATATCCTTGTTCTCCGGCCCTTTAACGGTAAGCTCCACCCGGTCACCCTGTTTCATGGCATTCATGATGGCTTCCTTTTTGGCCGGATCAGACAGTTCTTTGATCTGATATTGATTGAGGGTCTTTTCCAGGTCGAACCCAAAAGAAGGATCATAGAATTGTTTGAATTTATGGTTGCCGAAATCATCCTTCTTCTGATCAAAGTCCAGTCTGATCCAGGCTTTGTAAGGTTCTCCGTCCCGGGTAAGCATGTTGTCTCGATGAACGGTGCGGTTTTGTACCAGGTTGGCCGCCTGCCGGGCACTGAAGCCTTGTCCCTCCTTGATGTAAAAGGTTTGTTTGACCGCGGGGCTGAAGTAAGCAGGCCGGAACTGTTTGTCAATGAAATTGACGGTTCCTTTTTCCTTGCTGGCCAATAGCTGTTTGCTGTCAGCACTTTCACCCATCGCCAGTTCACTGGTCCCTTTCTCTTTTTTGAAGAAATCAATGGCTTCGTTCGGGTTATCGAAGGTTTTAACCAGTGGCTTCTGTTTGTCTTTCTCATTTTCGGAGATGACCATATACTGTTGGCCGGGCACGGTAGGCGGCACTTTGCCTGCCGTGACCTCATATTTATTCAAGGTATAGAAATCCGATTGGTTGGATTTCCGGAAGTGGAGGGTCATGTCCACCAGCCCCTTATCACCCGGAAACTGATCATTCAGGGTGAAGTGGCCCAGTAAGGGCTTCATGTGTTTTTCAAGCTCATCCGCGACTTTGGGATTAAAGCCCAGGTCTTTAAGCTCTTTTTTGAGGTCATCCAGGTTATTCAAATTCATGGTCCGTAAGATTTGTGGGGTGGTCACCCCGGTAAATGATTCAGTTATCTGTATGTTGGGCATGACGATACCCAGGTCTTTGATGATGGTTCTGATAGCCTCCGCCAAAGGCATTGCCTTTGTAAACTCCCAGTGAGCGGCCGGCGTGATGTCATCCCTGAGCAGCCGCGCCTCATAGCCGGTCAGTTCCATCCGGCTGCCATTAAAGCGGTAATCCAGGCGGAAGGCCAGATTCCCGAAGGAAAAGTGCCCGCCGGCAAAGAGGCTTTGACGGTAG
Protein-coding sequences here:
- a CDS encoding voltage-gated chloride channel family protein yields the protein MKALITSERYRIVKELIRWSLLILPVAVAIGSMVALFLWILDLAIIYRFHHPWLLFLLPLAGVLIHLIYRSVGRSSEKGNNLIMDEIHEPGGGVPPQMSPIILLTTVLTHLFGGSAGREGTAVQIGGSIAHLFGKWYRLSIQDMQLLLTSGVAAGFGAVFGTPLTGALFALEVLAIGRMQYKALLPALIGAVAGDYTVAAWGVHHTAYQISAFRHEPYFLSAYLPFDGLLMVKVMLASAAFGMSSALFSSLVHAIKVVSGHFIRAKWLIPFTGGLVIIALTYLNGKPDYLSLGVAAEYPGAVTIQSAFHAGGADLFSWFWKMIYTAITLGSGFKGGEVTPLFYIGATLGNTLSAVLHAPVGLFAALGFIAVFAGATNTPLACTVMGVELFGGEHVLYYAIACFTAYLFSGHSGIYSAQRIAIPKLLNAGITPDSALGDLGKSRPHWYERFLKH
- a CDS encoding zincin-like metallopeptidase domain-containing protein, whose amino-acid sequence is MATTKNFKDTYQEVTDAVIEQMESGNIVWRCSWNQVGFPMNVTTGISYRGWNVFWLNFHTMLKGYSLPYYITFKQAQDLGGTIKKGEKGTKITYWASIKVKGLDDDAAKQLTDGDSAAQQTRMVPKVHTVFNIDQTEGIEFPKVEALFRSDAEEIAACEQIIQEMPNRPRLNLNGQYPVYYPLKDLVAVPDIARFDSSEEYYCALFHELAHSTGHESRLRRKEITHPNKYGSEAYSREELTAELTAAFLCAITGIQQQTIQNSAAYLQGWLKALKNDKTLILKAAGQAQKAADYMMGVVHQPQSEG
- the eno gene encoding phosphopyruvate hydratase, encoding MNIKNIMAREVLDSRGNPTVEAEITLEDGSTARGISPSGASTGEKEAVELRDGDKSRYQGKGVEKAVAGINQEVKRTVIGSAFADQAAFDKMLIDLDGTPNKARLGANAILAASIAFARVNAVSKKIPLYRQLIERDTYVMPVPCMNVINGGRHADNNLDFQEFMIAPHHAPNFKESIRMGEEVFHTLKKLLSDKGYYTGVGDEGGFAPNLRSNEEAIEVILQAIQKAGYKPGEDISVCLDPATSEMWDNGHYKMYKSDQQRYTSEEMVDLWAKWIRTYPIVLLEDGLGENDWDGWKIMTDQLGSEVELVGDDIFCTNPSIIQEGIDRGIGNSVLIKLNQIGTVSETLQAVALAQQNGYHCFISHRSGETEDTTIADLVVATNAGHIKTGSGCRSERVSKFNQLLRIEQELGSKARFAGIETFKR